Proteins encoded by one window of Azoarcus sp. PA01:
- a CDS encoding acyl-CoA dehydrogenase, with amino-acid sequence MHDYAAPLRDMHFILRELAGQDAVSALPGFEDAMPDVVEAILIEAGKFAAGVLAPINFPGDMQGCRLDADGRVVTPDGWQEAWDRFVEAGWTGLSLPPEFGGQGLPKLVSTPVWEMWFATNMAFAMLPQLNVGQAEALLIAASDELKQTWLPKVVSGEWGSTMNLTEPQAGSDLAATRTRAEPAADGSFRVFGQKIFISYGEHELTSNIVHLVLARLPDAPAGVKGLSLFLVPKFLLDADGNPGARNDVRCIAIEHKLGIHGSPTCTMSYGDAGGAVGWLVGAPNRGLETMFIMMNEARFGVGVQGAGLGERAYQLALGYARERVQGRDAITGEAGQPILHHPDVKRMLLSMRARVMAMRALLYTAAGWFDVAEHHPDAAFAAKCRRYVDLLMPVAKGWCTEVGQQVCSDAIQVFGGMGFVEETGIAQFARDARIITIYEGTTGIQANDLIGRKILREGGETLRELIVDLHATADALREDAELASLADRFADSIVAVERAAEWVLANGKERFAEVLAGAVPFLHLLGIACGAWQMARVALAARRRLAAGQGDPVYFASLVELARFYIASFGPQAAACSQAVREAGGPLIRFDPAAF; translated from the coding sequence ATGCACGACTACGCTGCGCCGCTGCGCGACATGCACTTCATCCTGCGGGAGCTCGCCGGCCAGGACGCGGTTTCTGCGCTGCCCGGATTCGAGGACGCGATGCCGGACGTTGTCGAGGCGATCCTCATCGAAGCCGGCAAGTTCGCCGCCGGCGTGCTCGCGCCGATCAATTTCCCGGGCGACATGCAGGGCTGCCGGCTCGACGCTGACGGGCGCGTCGTCACGCCCGACGGCTGGCAAGAGGCGTGGGACCGCTTCGTCGAAGCCGGCTGGACCGGCCTGTCGCTGCCGCCGGAATTCGGCGGACAGGGCCTGCCGAAGCTCGTATCGACGCCGGTGTGGGAGATGTGGTTCGCAACGAACATGGCGTTCGCGATGCTGCCGCAGCTGAATGTCGGCCAGGCCGAAGCCTTGCTGATCGCCGCGAGCGACGAGCTCAAGCAGACCTGGCTGCCCAAGGTCGTCAGCGGCGAGTGGGGCAGCACGATGAACCTCACCGAACCGCAGGCGGGCTCCGACCTCGCCGCAACGCGCACGCGCGCCGAGCCTGCCGCCGACGGCAGCTTTCGCGTGTTCGGCCAGAAGATCTTCATCTCGTACGGCGAGCACGAACTGACGAGCAACATCGTCCACCTCGTGCTCGCCCGCCTGCCCGACGCGCCGGCGGGCGTCAAAGGGTTGTCGCTGTTCCTCGTGCCGAAATTCCTGCTCGACGCCGACGGCAATCCGGGCGCGAGGAACGACGTGCGCTGCATCGCGATCGAGCACAAGCTCGGCATCCATGGCAGCCCGACCTGCACGATGAGCTACGGCGACGCCGGCGGGGCGGTTGGCTGGCTCGTCGGCGCGCCGAACCGCGGCCTCGAGACGATGTTCATCATGATGAACGAGGCGCGCTTCGGCGTCGGCGTGCAGGGGGCCGGGCTCGGCGAACGTGCTTACCAGCTCGCGCTCGGCTATGCGCGCGAACGCGTGCAGGGGCGCGACGCGATCACCGGCGAGGCCGGCCAGCCGATCCTCCATCACCCCGACGTCAAGCGCATGCTGCTGTCGATGCGCGCGCGAGTCATGGCGATGCGCGCGCTGCTGTACACCGCCGCCGGCTGGTTCGACGTCGCCGAGCATCATCCGGACGCCGCGTTCGCCGCCAAATGCCGGCGTTACGTCGACCTGCTGATGCCGGTCGCGAAAGGCTGGTGCACCGAAGTCGGCCAGCAGGTCTGCAGCGATGCGATCCAGGTGTTCGGCGGCATGGGCTTCGTCGAGGAGACCGGCATCGCGCAGTTCGCCCGCGATGCGCGCATCATCACGATCTACGAAGGCACGACCGGCATCCAGGCGAACGACCTGATCGGCCGCAAGATCCTGCGCGAAGGCGGCGAGACGCTGCGCGAACTGATCGTCGATCTGCACGCAACTGCCGATGCGCTGCGCGAAGACGCTGAACTGGCGTCGCTTGCCGACCGATTTGCCGACAGCATCGTCGCCGTCGAACGGGCGGCCGAGTGGGTGCTCGCGAACGGCAAGGAACGCTTTGCCGAAGTGCTCGCCGGCGCAGTGCCGTTCCTGCATCTGCTCGGCATCGCGTGCGGCGCGTGGCAGATGGCCCGCGTCGCGCTCGCCGCACGGCGACGGCTCGCGGCTGGCCAAGGCGACCCGGTCTACTTCGCGAGCCTCGTCGAGCTCGCACGTTTCTACATCGCAAGCTTCGGCCCGCAGGCGGCAGCGTGCTCGCAGGCGGTGCGGGAAGCCGGCGGGCCGCTGATCCGCTTCGACCCTGCTGCCTTCTGA
- a CDS encoding 3-hydroxyacyl-CoA dehydrogenase — MKLESSTFIVTGGASGLGEATARAFHAAGANVVIADLNGVGGEKLADELGARAGFHRTDVASDADARGCVELAIERFGALNGLVNCAGIGSAAKVLGRDGPHPLDMFARIVNINLVGTFNMIRLASDAMSNGEANAGGERGVIINTASIAAYDGQIGQAGYAASKGGIVSMTLPIARELARFGIRVVTIAPGLFLTPMMQGLPEDVQRSLGEAVPFPPRLGEPAEYAQLARQIVENAMLNGETIRLDGAIRLAPR, encoded by the coding sequence ATGAAACTCGAAAGCAGCACTTTTATCGTCACCGGAGGTGCGTCGGGGCTCGGCGAAGCGACGGCGCGCGCGTTCCACGCTGCGGGCGCGAATGTCGTCATCGCGGACCTGAACGGCGTCGGCGGGGAAAAACTCGCCGATGAGCTCGGCGCCCGTGCGGGGTTTCACCGCACCGACGTCGCGTCGGATGCCGATGCGCGTGGCTGCGTCGAGCTCGCCATCGAACGCTTCGGCGCGCTCAACGGGCTCGTCAACTGCGCCGGCATCGGCAGCGCGGCGAAAGTGCTCGGCCGCGACGGCCCCCATCCGCTCGACATGTTCGCGCGCATCGTCAATATCAACCTGGTGGGCACTTTCAACATGATCCGGCTCGCGTCCGACGCGATGTCGAACGGCGAGGCGAACGCCGGCGGCGAGCGCGGCGTGATCATCAACACCGCGTCGATCGCCGCGTATGACGGCCAGATCGGCCAGGCCGGCTACGCTGCGTCGAAAGGCGGCATCGTGTCGATGACGCTGCCGATCGCGCGCGAACTCGCGCGTTTCGGCATCCGCGTCGTGACAATCGCGCCGGGCCTGTTCCTGACGCCGATGATGCAGGGTCTGCCCGAAGACGTGCAGCGCTCGCTCGGCGAAGCCGTGCCGTTTCCGCCGCGCCTCGGCGAGCCGGCCGAATACGCGCAGCTCGCGCGCCAGATCGTCGAGAACGCGATGCTCAACGGCGAGACGATCCGCCTCGACGGCGCGATCCGCCTCGCGCCCCGCTAA
- a CDS encoding thiolase family protein: MTNSYAASQAAAHAAGYDDIWLVAGSRTPFADYNGVLRDVSPTDLGIFAARALFEKSGVPATEIDAIVAGNMAQASFDAYFLPRHIGLYSGVDPSVPALLVQRLCGTGFETIIAAADQITLGKAKVALCVGTESMSRNPIAAYTHRAGFRMGQLDFRDFLWEATKDTAPGASMGDTAENLAKRYGISRDEVDRFAAQSFARAVAAWESGWFAGEVAPVVNAKWELEGYNARSLKLADRAEVCERDGHVRPTSFDALQKLKPAFGGVQTGGNSSAIVDGAAAVIVAHGDWVRAHGVRPLARIVAGASVAVPPEIMGIGPAPAIRAAAAKAGLTVGDLGRIEINEAFGAQYLACERELGLDRDKTNVHGGAIAIGHPLGASGVRLTTTVARELQAAKLQFGVSSACCGGGQGVAIVVENVG; this comes from the coding sequence ATGACGAATTCCTACGCCGCGTCGCAAGCCGCGGCCCATGCCGCGGGCTACGATGACATCTGGCTCGTCGCCGGCAGCCGCACGCCTTTCGCCGACTACAACGGCGTGCTGCGCGACGTTTCGCCGACCGACCTCGGGATTTTTGCCGCACGCGCATTGTTCGAGAAAAGCGGCGTGCCGGCCACCGAGATCGACGCGATCGTCGCCGGCAACATGGCGCAGGCGAGTTTCGACGCGTATTTCCTGCCGCGCCATATTGGTCTCTATTCGGGCGTCGACCCGTCGGTGCCGGCATTGCTCGTGCAGCGCCTGTGCGGTACCGGCTTCGAGACGATCATCGCCGCCGCCGACCAGATCACGCTCGGCAAGGCGAAAGTCGCGCTGTGTGTGGGCACCGAATCGATGTCGCGCAACCCGATCGCCGCCTACACGCACCGCGCGGGTTTCCGCATGGGCCAGCTCGATTTCCGCGACTTTCTGTGGGAAGCGACGAAGGACACCGCGCCCGGCGCAAGCATGGGCGACACCGCGGAGAACCTCGCCAAGCGCTACGGCATTTCGCGCGACGAGGTCGACCGCTTCGCCGCGCAGAGCTTCGCCCGCGCCGTCGCCGCGTGGGAGTCGGGCTGGTTCGCAGGCGAAGTCGCGCCGGTCGTCAATGCGAAATGGGAACTGGAGGGTTACAACGCCCGCTCGCTGAAGCTCGCCGACCGGGCCGAAGTATGCGAGCGCGACGGCCATGTCCGCCCGACGTCGTTCGACGCGCTGCAGAAGCTCAAACCCGCGTTCGGCGGCGTGCAGACCGGCGGCAACAGCTCGGCGATCGTCGATGGCGCCGCGGCGGTGATCGTCGCGCACGGCGACTGGGTGCGCGCGCACGGCGTCCGGCCGCTCGCGCGCATCGTCGCCGGCGCGTCGGTCGCCGTGCCGCCGGAGATCATGGGTATCGGCCCGGCGCCGGCGATCCGCGCCGCAGCGGCGAAAGCCGGCCTCACTGTCGGCGACCTGGGACGCATCGAGATCAACGAAGCGTTCGGCGCTCAGTACCTCGCGTGCGAACGCGAGCTGGGGCTCGATCGCGACAAGACGAACGTCCATGGCGGGGCGATCGCGATCGGCCATCCGCTGGGTGCGTCCGGCGTGCGACTGACGACAACCGTCGCGCGCGAGCTGCAGGCAGCGAAGCTGCAGTTCGGCGTGTCGTCGGCGTGCTGCGGCGGCGGCCAGGGCGTCGCGATCGTCGTCGAGAACGTCGGCTGA
- a CDS encoding crotonase/enoyl-CoA hydratase family protein — MSEQLVRTSHEDDIYTITLARPAKRNAISDRLLAAIDEAFATVPDGARAIVLAGEGEHFCAGLDLTEHQHREPFGVMKHSQGWHRVFSRVQNGGVPVVAALHGAVIGGGLELAAATHVRVAEPNTIYQLPEGRHGIFVGGGGSVRVARIIGAGRMGEMMLTGRILDADEGQRLGLSHYLVGPGEALAKAQQLARRIAENAPMANWAMVTSIARIENMAADDGFFVESLTAAVTQTGPEVAERIGQFLQRKGQGAQR; from the coding sequence ATGAGCGAACAACTGGTAAGAACCTCGCATGAGGACGACATCTACACCATCACGCTGGCGCGCCCCGCCAAGCGCAACGCGATCAGTGACCGCCTGCTGGCCGCGATCGACGAAGCTTTCGCGACCGTCCCCGACGGCGCGCGGGCGATCGTGCTGGCCGGCGAGGGCGAGCATTTCTGCGCCGGGCTCGACCTGACCGAGCACCAGCACCGCGAGCCTTTCGGCGTCATGAAGCACTCGCAGGGCTGGCACCGCGTGTTCAGCCGCGTCCAGAACGGCGGCGTTCCGGTCGTCGCCGCGCTGCACGGTGCGGTGATCGGCGGCGGGCTCGAGCTCGCGGCTGCGACTCACGTGCGCGTCGCCGAGCCGAACACGATCTACCAGCTCCCCGAAGGGCGCCACGGCATTTTCGTCGGCGGAGGCGGCTCGGTGCGCGTCGCGCGGATCATCGGCGCGGGGCGGATGGGCGAGATGATGCTGACCGGACGCATCCTCGATGCCGACGAAGGCCAGCGCCTCGGCCTGTCGCATTACCTCGTCGGCCCCGGCGAAGCGCTCGCGAAGGCGCAGCAGCTCGCCCGGCGGATTGCCGAAAACGCCCCGATGGCGAACTGGGCGATGGTCACGTCGATCGCCCGCATCGAGAACATGGCGGCCGACGACGGCTTCTTCGTCGAGTCGCTGACCGCCGCGGTCACGCAGACCGGCCCGGAAGTCGCCGAGCGCATCGGCCAGTTCCTGCAGCGCAAAGGCCAGGGAGCACAGCGATGA
- a CDS encoding feruloyl-CoA synthase: MSTVISDIDAMFARPVVNIETRPDGSRILRSGIPLPDSYARCVGEWLERWARDTPERLFLAERNAAGEWDRVSYGEARRRVVAIATWLLGQNLSAERPVAILSDNSIEHALLMLAAMHVGVPSCAISSGNSLMSKDFAKLKANIELLRPGVIYADPVGKFAPAIDAIGPLHDGVVVAGGGSESTAGCVPFADLEARSDEAAVMEAFARITPDTIAKFLFTSGSVGTPKAVVNTQRMLCASQLAKELVWPFLIDEPPLLMEWLPWSHTFGSNHNFNMVLRFGGSMYLDDGKPTPALLDRTLRNLREVSPTIYFSVPRAFDMLVPVLRRDKVLRDSFFKRLKLIFYAGAALPQHLWSELENLSEEATGRRVTMVSSWGSTETSPLATDCHFQAVRSGVIGVPVPGTELKLVPSADKLEVRVRGPNVFPGYWKQPELTVKSFDDEGFYLIGDAVEFVDPARPEQGLLFDGRVGEDFKLLTGTWVHVGALRVKAIDALKPVAQDIVVTGHDRDDIGLLVFPNIPECRSLCPGLPADAPVEQVLSNPAVLARVRLGMAAMMQAGGGSSTCPTRALLMAEPPSVEAGEITDKGYINQRAVLTRRRDLVESLYAMMPDKSVVTV; the protein is encoded by the coding sequence ATGAGCACCGTAATATCCGATATCGACGCGATGTTCGCCCGGCCGGTCGTGAACATCGAGACGCGCCCGGACGGCAGCCGCATCCTGCGTTCGGGAATTCCGCTGCCCGACAGTTATGCGCGCTGCGTCGGCGAGTGGCTCGAACGCTGGGCGCGCGACACTCCGGAGCGACTGTTCCTCGCCGAGCGCAACGCGGCCGGCGAGTGGGACCGCGTCAGCTATGGCGAAGCGCGCCGCCGCGTCGTCGCGATCGCGACCTGGCTGCTCGGCCAGAACCTGTCGGCCGAACGGCCGGTGGCGATCCTCTCCGACAACTCGATCGAACATGCGCTGCTGATGCTCGCGGCGATGCACGTCGGGGTGCCGTCGTGCGCGATCTCGTCGGGCAACTCGCTGATGTCGAAGGACTTCGCCAAGCTGAAGGCGAACATCGAGTTGCTGCGCCCGGGCGTCATCTATGCCGATCCGGTCGGCAAGTTCGCGCCAGCGATCGATGCAATCGGGCCGCTCCACGACGGCGTCGTCGTCGCCGGCGGTGGCAGCGAATCGACTGCAGGATGCGTGCCGTTCGCCGATCTCGAGGCGCGCAGCGACGAGGCGGCGGTGATGGAGGCGTTTGCCCGGATCACGCCGGACACGATCGCGAAGTTCCTGTTCACGTCGGGCTCGGTCGGCACGCCGAAAGCGGTCGTCAACACCCAGCGCATGCTGTGCGCGAGTCAGCTCGCGAAGGAGCTGGTGTGGCCTTTCCTGATCGACGAACCGCCGCTGCTGATGGAATGGCTGCCGTGGAGCCACACGTTCGGCAGCAATCACAACTTCAACATGGTGCTGCGCTTCGGCGGCAGCATGTATCTCGACGACGGCAAGCCGACGCCGGCGCTGCTCGACAGGACGCTGCGCAACCTGCGCGAAGTCTCGCCGACGATCTACTTCAGCGTGCCGCGCGCGTTCGACATGCTGGTGCCGGTGCTGCGTCGCGACAAGGTGCTGCGCGACAGCTTCTTCAAGCGCCTGAAGCTGATCTTCTACGCCGGCGCCGCGCTGCCGCAGCACCTGTGGTCCGAGCTCGAGAACCTGTCCGAGGAAGCGACCGGGCGGCGCGTCACGATGGTGTCGTCGTGGGGCTCGACCGAGACGTCGCCGCTCGCGACCGACTGCCATTTCCAGGCGGTGCGCTCGGGCGTCATCGGCGTGCCGGTGCCCGGCACCGAACTGAAACTCGTGCCGTCGGCCGACAAGCTCGAAGTGCGCGTCAGGGGGCCGAACGTGTTTCCCGGCTACTGGAAGCAGCCCGAGCTGACGGTAAAGTCCTTCGACGACGAAGGTTTCTACCTGATCGGCGACGCGGTCGAGTTCGTCGATCCGGCGCGTCCGGAACAGGGCCTGCTGTTCGACGGCCGCGTCGGCGAGGACTTCAAGCTGCTGACCGGCACGTGGGTGCATGTCGGAGCGCTGCGCGTCAAGGCGATCGATGCGCTCAAGCCGGTCGCCCAGGACATCGTCGTCACCGGACATGACCGCGACGACATCGGTCTGCTGGTGTTCCCGAACATTCCCGAATGCCGTTCGCTGTGTCCGGGGCTGCCCGCCGACGCGCCGGTCGAGCAGGTGCTGTCGAACCCGGCGGTGCTCGCCCGCGTGCGCCTCGGCATGGCGGCGATGATGCAGGCCGGCGGCGGCTCGTCGACGTGCCCGACGCGCGCGCTGCTGATGGCCGAGCCGCCGTCGGTCGAAGCCGGCGAGATCACCGACAAAGGCTACATCAACCAGCGCGCGGTGCTGACGCGGCGCCGCGACCTCGTCGAATCCCTGTACGCGATGATGCCGGACAAGTCCGTCGTCACCGTGTAG
- a CDS encoding ABC transporter substrate-binding protein — MQVKKLAVLCSFASLSFVQPALADITVGVSLSATGPGASLGIPEKNVFALLPTQIGGEKIHYIVLDDATDPSIATKNARKLVTENSVDVLVGSSTTPATAAMAEVANESGTPQVAISPVSLPEDRNKWVFRTPQQNSVMADALLAHMKATGVKTLGFIGFSDAYGEDWLGAVKSRAEAAGIKMVAVERYARADTSVSGQVLKLVAARPDAVLVVGSGSPAALPQTTLGERGYKGQIYQTHAAANQAFLKVAGKAAEGAIMPVGPVVVVDQVPDTHPSKTAGRDLVRKYEAAYGAGSFSSFAGHAFDAFRLIEQAIPVALKAAKPGTPQFRAALRDAIESNKEVVGSHGVFNMSAGDHFGLDDRSHVLVKIESGAYKMIAQ, encoded by the coding sequence ATGCAAGTCAAGAAGCTCGCCGTCCTGTGCTCGTTCGCGTCGCTGTCGTTCGTCCAACCCGCTCTCGCGGATATCACGGTTGGGGTTTCATTGTCGGCGACGGGCCCAGGTGCGTCGCTCGGCATTCCCGAGAAAAACGTCTTCGCGCTGCTGCCGACGCAGATCGGCGGGGAAAAAATCCACTACATCGTCCTCGATGATGCGACCGACCCGTCGATCGCGACGAAGAATGCGCGCAAGCTGGTCACCGAGAACAGCGTCGATGTGCTGGTCGGCTCGTCGACGACGCCGGCCACCGCGGCGATGGCCGAAGTCGCCAACGAGAGCGGCACGCCGCAGGTCGCGATCAGCCCGGTGTCGCTGCCGGAGGACCGCAACAAATGGGTGTTCCGTACGCCGCAGCAGAACAGCGTGATGGCCGATGCGCTGCTCGCTCACATGAAGGCGACGGGCGTCAAGACGCTCGGCTTCATCGGCTTTTCCGACGCCTACGGCGAAGACTGGCTCGGTGCGGTGAAGAGCCGCGCCGAAGCGGCAGGCATCAAAATGGTCGCGGTCGAGCGCTACGCGCGCGCCGACACGTCGGTCAGCGGGCAGGTGCTGAAGCTGGTCGCGGCGCGGCCCGACGCGGTGCTGGTAGTGGGCTCCGGAAGCCCGGCCGCGCTGCCGCAGACGACGCTCGGCGAGCGCGGCTACAAAGGCCAGATCTACCAGACTCACGCGGCCGCGAACCAGGCTTTCCTGAAGGTTGCGGGCAAGGCTGCGGAGGGCGCGATCATGCCGGTTGGCCCGGTCGTCGTCGTCGATCAGGTGCCGGACACGCACCCGTCGAAGACTGCCGGACGCGATCTCGTACGCAAGTATGAAGCTGCGTACGGGGCAGGGTCGTTCTCGTCGTTCGCGGGTCACGCGTTCGATGCGTTCCGCCTCATCGAACAGGCGATCCCGGTCGCGCTGAAGGCCGCGAAGCCGGGAACGCCGCAGTTCCGCGCAGCGCTGCGGGACGCGATCGAGTCGAACAAGGAGGTCGTCGGCAGCCATGGCGTGTTCAACATGAGCGCCGGCGACCACTTCGGTCTCGATGATCGCTCGCACGTGCTCGTGAAGATCGAGAGTGGTGCGTACAAGATGATCGCGCAGTAA
- a CDS encoding TetR family transcriptional regulator, producing MAPKTTSDDDTPALDPEQAILQLAREEPELGQAAVAERLRRSGMRISASGVRYLWQKHGLETAAKRLHALIRDSDRGLAALSDGQRRLLERATLSAQAARGPSAGNAGPHDEPLDRRQVILNAAAELFSEQGYDRASIRDIANKAGLLAGSVYHHFASKDELYLAVHREGFRDVMEAVQRAVDSASDPWERLTRACQVHVHLIVGGSPVHRVTGHSLSLIGHDALLAKIRPVRDDYEDLYRGLIDALPVAPGTDRSLLRLTLLGAMNWVYLWYRAGRRSPQEIAATMVDMLRWGTSPR from the coding sequence ATGGCCCCGAAAACAACTTCCGACGACGACACCCCCGCACTCGACCCCGAGCAGGCGATCCTGCAGCTGGCGCGGGAGGAGCCCGAACTCGGGCAGGCTGCGGTCGCGGAGCGGTTGCGGCGTTCGGGGATGCGGATTTCAGCGTCCGGCGTGCGCTACCTGTGGCAGAAGCACGGGCTCGAGACCGCGGCAAAACGCCTGCACGCGCTGATACGTGATTCGGATCGCGGGCTCGCGGCGCTGAGCGACGGCCAGCGCCGGTTGCTCGAGCGCGCGACGTTGAGCGCGCAGGCGGCGCGCGGACCGTCGGCAGGCAATGCCGGTCCGCACGACGAGCCGCTGGACCGGCGGCAGGTGATCCTCAACGCGGCTGCCGAACTGTTTTCCGAACAGGGCTACGACCGTGCCTCGATCCGCGACATCGCGAACAAGGCCGGACTGCTCGCCGGATCGGTGTATCACCACTTCGCGTCGAAGGACGAGCTGTATCTGGCAGTGCACCGCGAAGGTTTCCGCGATGTCATGGAAGCGGTGCAGCGCGCGGTCGACAGCGCGAGCGACCCGTGGGAGCGCCTAACGCGCGCGTGCCAAGTGCATGTGCATCTGATCGTCGGCGGCTCGCCGGTGCACCGCGTGACCGGCCACAGCTTGTCGCTGATCGGCCACGACGCGCTGCTCGCGAAAATCCGGCCGGTGCGCGACGACTACGAGGATCTGTACCGCGGACTCATCGACGCCCTGCCCGTCGCGCCGGGCACCGACCGCTCGCTGCTGCGGCTGACGCTGCTCGGCGCGATGAACTGGGTATACCTGTGGTACCGCGCAGGGCGGCGGTCGCCGCAGGAAATCGCGGCGACGATGGTGGACATGCTGCGCTGGGGCACCAGCCCGCGATAG
- a CDS encoding aromatic acid/H+ symport family MFS transporter, protein MRKIDVHELIDKAKFNRFHWQVLFWCALIIIFDGYDLVIYGVVLPVLMKEWDLTPLQAGTLGSYALFGMMFGALIFGPLSDRFGRKRVIAICVVLFSFFTFINGFATTPTEFAICRFLAGLGIGGVMPNVVALMTEYSPKKLRTTLVAIMFSGYSVGGMLSAGLGMYLIPNFGWPSVFFVAGIPLLLLPLILYALPESIGFLLHAKRDAEAGVLLGRVEPSFAARSGDRYEMPTGKTSHVSLVALFKNGRALSTLMFWLAFFMCLLMVYALASWLPKLMTQAGYGLGSSLSFLLVLNFGAIFGAVGGGFIADRLHLKTVLMVFFVIAAVSISLLGFKSPTAVLYLLVAAAGATTIGSQILLYAYVAQFYPMAIRSTGIGWASGVGRSGAIVGPILGGTLLGMAMPLEYNFMFFAIPGAIAAFAVSLVARSAAHAPTEELPLPFAAESGAIAD, encoded by the coding sequence ATGCGAAAAATCGATGTTCACGAGTTGATCGACAAGGCGAAATTCAACCGCTTTCACTGGCAGGTGCTGTTCTGGTGTGCGCTGATCATCATTTTTGACGGCTACGACCTGGTGATCTACGGCGTCGTGCTGCCGGTGCTGATGAAAGAGTGGGACCTGACGCCGCTGCAGGCGGGCACGCTCGGCAGCTACGCGCTGTTCGGGATGATGTTCGGGGCGCTGATTTTCGGTCCGTTGTCCGACCGCTTCGGGCGCAAGCGGGTGATCGCGATCTGCGTCGTGCTGTTCAGTTTCTTCACGTTCATAAACGGCTTCGCGACGACGCCGACCGAGTTCGCGATCTGCCGCTTCCTCGCCGGGCTGGGTATCGGCGGGGTGATGCCGAACGTCGTCGCACTGATGACCGAGTACTCGCCGAAAAAACTGCGCACGACGCTGGTCGCGATCATGTTCAGCGGCTATTCGGTCGGCGGGATGCTGTCGGCTGGCCTCGGCATGTACCTCATCCCGAATTTCGGCTGGCCGTCGGTGTTCTTCGTCGCCGGCATTCCGCTGCTGCTGCTTCCGCTGATCCTCTACGCGCTGCCGGAGTCGATCGGCTTCCTGCTGCATGCGAAGCGCGACGCCGAAGCGGGGGTGCTGCTCGGAAGGGTCGAGCCGAGTTTCGCGGCGCGAAGCGGGGACCGCTACGAAATGCCGACCGGCAAGACGTCCCATGTGTCGCTGGTGGCGCTGTTCAAGAACGGGCGCGCGCTGAGCACGCTGATGTTCTGGCTGGCGTTCTTCATGTGCCTGCTGATGGTGTACGCGCTCGCGTCCTGGCTGCCGAAGCTGATGACGCAGGCGGGATACGGACTCGGGTCGAGCCTGTCGTTCCTGCTGGTGCTCAATTTCGGGGCGATTTTCGGCGCCGTCGGGGGCGGTTTCATCGCCGACCGGCTGCACCTGAAGACCGTGCTGATGGTGTTCTTCGTCATCGCGGCGGTCTCGATCAGCCTGCTCGGCTTCAAGAGCCCGACGGCGGTGCTCTACCTGCTGGTTGCCGCGGCCGGCGCGACGACGATCGGATCGCAGATCCTGCTCTATGCATACGTCGCGCAGTTCTACCCGATGGCGATCCGCTCGACCGGCATCGGCTGGGCTTCCGGCGTCGGGCGCAGCGGCGCGATCGTCGGACCGATCCTCGGCGGCACGCTGCTCGGCATGGCGATGCCGCTGGAATACAACTTCATGTTCTTCGCGATCCCCGGCGCGATCGCTGCGTTCGCGGTGTCGCTGGTCGCGCGCAGCGCGGCCCACGCGCCGACCGAAGAGCTGCCCCTGCCGTTCGCCGCGGAATCGGGCGCGATCGCCGACTGA
- a CDS encoding ABC transporter ATP-binding protein has product MSETLLEAEGLHSFYGSSHILHGIDFVVRRGETIGLMGRNGMGKTTLIRSMLGHVRPRHGRVAVRGKTMTGAAPYLIARKGIAYVPEGRGIFPNLSVRENLLMAAKPGIDGRRDWTYERVLETFPRLGERLTNGGGQLSGGEQQMLTIGRALMTNPDVLILDEATEGLAPLIAKEIWFIVRQIRATGIATIVIDKNHAAVTSISDRNVILVKGKVAFEGSSAELRAQPELLQKHLGAG; this is encoded by the coding sequence ATGAGTGAAACCTTGCTGGAAGCCGAAGGCCTTCATTCCTTCTACGGCAGCAGCCACATCCTGCACGGCATCGATTTCGTCGTGCGCCGCGGCGAGACGATCGGGCTGATGGGCCGCAACGGCATGGGCAAGACGACGCTGATCCGCAGCATGCTCGGCCACGTTCGTCCGCGCCACGGGCGCGTCGCGGTGCGCGGCAAGACGATGACCGGTGCGGCGCCGTATCTGATCGCGCGCAAGGGCATCGCCTACGTGCCGGAAGGGCGCGGCATTTTCCCGAACCTTTCGGTGCGGGAAAACCTGCTGATGGCCGCCAAGCCGGGCATCGACGGACGCCGGGACTGGACGTACGAGCGGGTGCTGGAGACTTTTCCGCGGCTCGGCGAACGGCTGACGAACGGCGGCGGGCAGCTCTCGGGAGGCGAGCAGCAGATGCTGACGATCGGTCGCGCGCTGATGACGAACCCGGACGTGCTGATCCTCGACGAGGCGACCGAAGGCCTGGCGCCGCTGATCGCCAAAGAGATCTGGTTTATCGTTCGCCAGATCCGCGCGACCGGCATCGCGACGATCGTCATCGACAAGAACCACGCGGCCGTGACCTCGATCTCGGATCGCAACGTGATCCTCGTCAAAGGCAAGGTCGCGTTCGAAGGCTCGAGCGCGGAGCTGCGAGCGCAGCCGGAACTCCTGCAGAAGCATCTCGGCGCAGGCTGA